A region of Periplaneta americana isolate PAMFEO1 chromosome 16, P.americana_PAMFEO1_priV1, whole genome shotgun sequence DNA encodes the following proteins:
- the LOC138692159 gene encoding zinc finger protein ZFP2-like, with translation MMSYYSKEYVGHGHALTSEMKFEEDPVPISSAVLKREPEERDFSDQHVTGMKEEYGDQSQDLITEIKCEEDPVPISLPVVKHEPEEQNFLHHHVTGIKEEYVNQSSDLISEVKSEVEPVPISFPLVKREPEEEQRGMGTVIEEPKMAVMAEDNEVFAERIAATNQRTVSSELDRHALEENEIVREIPRNSSSLGKPREDEKQLELESSKICSTAGKLNSHLSNDLVKETFKCDVCAKCFSNSHNLKTHKRLHTEENRFRCDVCGKFYAQSRYLRVHQRVHTASKSFKCDVCGKCFSILRYLKAHKRTHTYEKPYKCDVCGNSFSQLSSLRKHARVHTGEKLFKCDVCGKSFSRSGNLKIHERLHTAEKPFRCDVCGKCFSHLSYLRQHTRLHTGEKLFKCDVCAKCFSWPSTLKIHERLHTGEKPFKCDVCGKGFSMMTELNSHLRRHTGEKPFKCDVCGKGFSMLTELNSHLRRHTGEKPFKCDVCGKFFRYLSNVRSHKRIHTGEKRFKCDFCFKDFTTSGILKTHLRRHTGQRPFECRVCGKCFSDSSILRDHKRLHTGQNIFKCDVCGKCFTELGILRNHERQHGGVRPLICHIRLE, from the exons ATGATGTCTTATTACTCCAAGGAATATGTGGGCCACGGACATGCCCTCACATCAGAGATGAAATTTGAGGAAGATCCCGTGCCAATATCGTCCGCTGTATTGAAacgtgaacctgag GAACGGGATTTTTCGGATCAGCATGTGACTGGTATGAAGGAGGAATATGGGGACCAGAGCCAAGATCTCATAACTGAGATAAAATGTGAGGAAGATCCGGTGCCAATTTCGTTGCCTGTGGTCAAGCatgaacctgag GAACAGAATTTCTTGCATCATCACGTGACTGGGATAAAGGAGGAATATGTGAACCAGAGCTCTGATCTCATATCAGAGGTGAAATCTGAGGTAGAACCGGTGCCTATTTCGTTCCCTTTGGTGAAACGTGAACCAGAG GAAGAGCAAAGAGGCATGGGCACAGTGATTGAGGAGCCAAAGATGGCAGTAATGGCAGAGGACAACGAGGTTTTCGCCGAAAG GATTGCAGCTACCAATCAGAGGACTGTATCATCAGAATTGGACAGACATGCTCTTGAAGAGAACGAGATTGTGCGCGAGATTCCCAGGAATTCCAGTTCCTTGGGAAAACCTCGTGAAGATGAGAAACAATTGGAATTAGAATCCTCTAAAATATGTTCAACTGCGGGAAAACTGAACAGTCATTTATCCAATGACTTAGTCAAGGaaactttcaaatgcgatgtttgtgcgAAGTGTTTTTCAAACTCTCATAACCTAAAAACTCATAAACGCCTGCACACTGAGGAGAATCGTTTCAGatgtgatgtttgtggcaagTTTTATGCACAGTCGCGTTACCTAAGAGTACATCAACGCGTGCACACTGCCTCGAaatctttcaaatgtgatgtttgtggtaagtgtttctcgatTTTGCGTTACTTGAAAGCTCATAAACGCACGCACACCTACGAAAAACCTTACAAGTGTGATGTGTGTGGTAATTCTTTCTCGCAGTTGAGTTCCCTGAGAAAACATGCACGTGTGCACACAGGTGAGAAacttttcaaatgtgatgtttgtgggaaGTCTTTCTCTCGGTCGGGTAACCTAAAAATCCATGAACGTCTGCACACAGCCGAGAAGCCGTTCaggtgtgatgtttgtggtaagtgtttctcgcatTTGAGTTACCTGAGACAGCATACACGtctgcacacaggcgagaaacttttcaaatgtgatgtttgtgcgAAGTGTTTCTCTTGGCCCAGTACCCTAAAAATCCATGAACGTCTCcacacaggcgagaagcctttcaaatgtgatgtttgtggtaaaggTTTCTCGATGATGACCGAATTAAATAGCCATCTACGCAGGCATACaggcgagaagcctttcaaatgtgatgtttgtggtaaaggTTTCTCGATGTTGACCGAACTAAATAGCCATCTACGCAGGCATACAggcgaaaaacctttcaaatgtgacgtTTGTGGTAAGTTTTTCAGGTATTTGTCTAACGTAAGAAGCCATAAACGGatacacacaggcgagaaacgtTTCAAATGTGACTTTTGTTTTAAGGATTTCACAACATCGGGTATCTTAAAAACACATCTGCGCCGACACACAGGCCAGAGACCTTTCGAATGTCGTGTTTGTGGTAAATGCTTCTCAGATTCGAGTATCCTAAGAGACCATAAACGGCTGCACACAGGCCAGAATattttcaaatgcgatgtttgtggtaaatgtttcaCTGAGTTGGGTATCCTAAGAAACCATGAACGGCAGCATGGAGGCGTCAGACCTTTGATATGCCATATTCGTTTAGAATGA